The sequence GCTTCGTCGCAATGGGACGGCCGTATCCGGAGTTCCGGTGCGCGTTACGGCGTACCCGCCTTGCCTGGATCGATGCGTCCCCGATCGGTGTTCGTCCATCGATCTTCCGTTGATCATTTGATTGTGTCGAGACCCCAGGGCCTTCTTGATGGTCTCCCCGCGACGCCGGGGCACCGAGATCTGACGCCAAGCCGACATCGAGTCGCCACCTGGCGTCCTCTGGGCAACGCGAGACCCCGGCCGCGCCGAGAGGGCGGACCGGGGCTGTCGGAGGCTGCGGCGGCCGGCGCGGAGCTGGTCGGGGTACCGGCGGGGCTCAGGCGGCGGAGACGCCGGGCTTGCCGGGATCGGGTTCGGTGGCCGGAGCGGGAGTGACCACGAGGTCGAACCACAGGTACTTGCCGTGATCGGCCGTGACCGCGCCCCAGCTGCCGGCGAGGGCGTCCAGCACGAGCAGGCCGCGGCCGCCCTCCGAGTCGTCGTCGACGGCGCGCCGCTCGGGCAGTGAGGTCGAGGTGTCGGAGACGGAGGCGTGCACCAGGCCGGGGCGTAGCTCGACCAACAGCCAGACCGGGGGCTGGCCGTACTTCACCGCGTTGGTCACCAGCTCGCTGACGAGCAGCTCGGCGACGGCGGTGGCGTCCTCGTCCAGCCCGGCGCTCCGCAGCGACTCGCGCAGCACGTGGCGCGCGCGCGGGACCGCGGACGGCAGATACGGCAGTTCCGCCAGGATGTGGGTCGCCTGTGGCGTTGTCGAACCTGCCCGGCGCACCACGTCCACCGACACCAGCTCCCCCTTGGACTCCGCGCGCGGTACCGGTGTCATAGCGCACGGGCCGGCGACAGCGTGCCTGAAACCGGAGGGGGTTCCTGCGGCACGCTCATCGACCACCACATCGCAGCGAGGACATCCGGAACGTTGTACCCGGTCAGGACGGTCCGGAAGCATCCGGGAGGATCCGAGTTTCGGTTTCCGCTCCTGACCCGCTCCACCGGCAGTCCGACCACCCGCCGGACGGCCCGGCACGGTCTGCCCGGGTCCGGCCAGCCAGAACGCGGGTGACAATGTCGGCTTCGTCCTGGTAACGCCTTGTCGGCCTTTCGGGAATGACGGTCGGTCATCACCGGCGGGCCACTGACAGCCTCCTACCCCGCTACCCCCCGTCGCAACCACCGGCGCAACATCGCTACGGAGAGTCGCGATCGGTGGACATCTTGCCCGGCAAAACGGGACGCAACGGACCTGATCGCGAATCCCGGCCCGGTACCACCTTTGGGTAGGTGGGTCACTCCTAGTAGCTGCTAGCCGGAGGCCGGGGTGCGCAGGACGACGATCGCGACATCGTCGCGCAGGTTGCCGCCGGCGAACCGGTCGGCCGCCGCCCTGACGCGGTCGGCGATGCCCTGCGCCGAGAGGCCCGCGCAGTCGACGACCGCCTCCAGCAGCCGCTGTTCGCCAAGCAGCTCCCGGCCGGCCCGGGCCTCGACCACGCCGTCGGTGTAGAGCACCAACGCGTCCCCCGAGCACAGCTCGACGTCCACCGACGGGAAGGTCACCTCGTCGTCGTCCAGGACGCCAAGCAGCGTCCCCGGCACGCCGACATACGACGCGGTCCCATCGGCGCGCAGCAGGACCGGCTGGGGGTGGCCGGCCAGGTGCAGCACGAGGTGGACCCCGCGCTGCGTCGGCTCGGCCAGGCTCGCGGTCGCCAGCGTGCAGAACCGCGGCTGGCCGTGTGGGTACGCCGTCGCCGTGTCGCGCAGCGTCCGGTTGAGATCGCCGAGGATCTGGCCGACGGGGGTGGCCTGCCCGGTGAGCAGCCGCAGCACCGCGCGGGCCACTCCGGTCACGGTGGCCGCCTCGGCGCCCTTCCCACAGACGTCGCCGATCGCGACGGTCCAGCCGTTCGGCCCCGGCATCAGGTCGAAGAAGTCGCCGCCGACGTCGAGGCCGGCCGACTGGGCCGCCCCGTAGGCCGCCCCGAGGTCGAGCCCCGGGATCTCGGGCAGTACCGGCGGGCGCAGACCGGCCTGCAGGCCGTCGGCCAGCTCCACCTGCCGGCTGTAGAGCCGGGCGTTGTCCACCGCGAACGCGGCCCGGCGGGCCAGGTCGGCGAGCAGGTCGGCGTCGTCGGCGGTGAAGGAGCCGCCGACGTCGCGGCCGACGGCGACCATGCCCAGGACCCGGCGGCGAGCGCGCAGCACCGCCACGAGGACAGGGCCGTCCGGGGTGCTCACCTGCCGCACCGGGGTGGTGCCCGCGCCACGGACCGCGATCATCAGCGGGCCGGTCAGATCGGTCGCGGTGTCCGACAACGCCGGCTCCGCGGCCTCCTCGGCGTGCGCGACGGCGGCCAGCGTCGGGTTGCCGTCGTCGCGGCGCAGGTACACGGCGCACCAGCGGCCCAGCCGGGGGACCGGCAGGTGGGCCAGCATCGACAGGGTGTGCTCCAGCTCAAGGCTGCCGGCGAGCAGGTCGGACGCCTCGGCCAGGAACGACAGCATCCCGATCCGGCGCTCCTCGGCCTGGCGCATGTCGCCGCCGCCGAGCGCCAGCGCCATCCAGCGGGCCACCAGCTCGACCCGTTCGAGGTCGACCGCGCCCGGCTGGCCGAGGTAGCCCGGCTGCGTCGGGTCCGGCCAGAGCAGCACCTCCCCGAGGGTGTCCTGGGTCGGGTCGAGCGGGATCGCCACCGCCGCCCCGGCGTCGCCCAGGCCGCCCAGCGAGGCGACGACCTCGGGCCGCGGGTCGTCCTGCGACGGCCGGTGCACCAGCCCACCGGTGACCGGCTGGGTGTCGACGAGCTGGGCGAGCAGTTCGGCGACCTCGCCCTCGGCCGTCAGCGCCCGGGCCGTCGACCGGGAGACGATCCGTGGCACCCGAGGGACCGGCCCGGCGGGCGCCTTGTCGAGCAGCACCGGCGCCCGCCTGCCGGGGCCGCCGCCCTCGGCTCCGGTCGTGGCGGTATGGGTCGTGGCGGGGCCGGAGCCGTTCGTGCCGTGGCCGGGTGGGAACGCCGCCGGGGGCGGGGGATCGGTGGGTACCGCGGTCGGCAGGGTCGGGCCCGCGATCGGGTTGGCCGCCGGCACGGCCCCGGCTCGGGCGGCCTCGGCGCCGGTGCGCTCGCCCGATCCGGCCTGCCGCGGCGTCGACGCGGCCACGGTCGCCGTCGACGTGGGCGTGGATGTGTCGAGAGTCACATCGGTGTCAGGCCCGCTTGGGCCGTCCTGGGGGACGTTCCCGCTCCCGGTGAGCGGCTCGCCGGGCTCGTCCGGTGCCGGCTGGGCAGCGGCGGTAAGGCGGAACCACACGCTCTTGCCGCCGGCCCCGTGCGCCGTCCCCCAGCTGCTGGCCAGCGCGTCGACCAGGGCGAGGCCGCGGCCGTCCTCGCGTAGCCCGCCGAGCCCCGACTCGCTGAACGGGTCGTTCGCGCTGTCCGACCCGCCATTGCCCGGCCGGTGCCTGGCCGCCCCGATCCGCACCGGGTGCAGGTCACGGACCTGGATGGTCAGCTCCCCGACGGGCTCGGCGGTGACGTCGACGGTGGCCGGCGTGCCGGCGTGGACGACCACGTTCGTGACCAGCTCGGTGACCAGGAGCAGGGCGGAGTCGAGCGTGTCCTCGTCCACGGTCCCGCGCAGCGCGGAGAGCAGAAAACGGCGAGCGGACCGGGGCGATTCCGCCGCGGGCGGCAGTGTGATGGTGTGGTGGGGTGGCCGTCCGTCCAGCCCTGCGCCGTCCATGTCGGTCAGTCTCTCCTGTGATGTCCCCGGTAAGGCGGATACTGGCGCCGGGTGTGACCTGCCGAGGGACGAATAGCCACCGCCGGTGTGCTGCCGTAGACCCCGAGGAGACAGATGAGCCTCGACCGTGACCACGAAACGCCGGATGCGCGCCAAGATGATGGTGCCTTGCCCGGTTCGTCGACCAGCCCGAAGGCCGGCTCGGCAGTGGCCGGACACCCGGGGACTACGGACGGCGCGCAGCCGGACACCATGACGACCACCAATGGGCCGGCCCCGAACGGCGGCCCGGGCTCGAACGGGGAGCAGGTGGCGGAGGTCCCCGCGGCCGGCAACGGTGTCGCGACGGGCCTGCTCGACCCGCCCGGGGACGGCCTGGGATCGGGCGGCGGCCCCGTCTCCGTCGACATGCTGCTGTCCGACCTGCTCGCCGGGCTCTCGGGCCTGTGCGACGGCGACTTCACCGTCCGGCTCGGGCACCGCGACGGGCTCGGCGGCGAGGTCGCCCGCCGGTTCGACGAGCTCGCGGCGACGCAGGAGCGGCACTCCCGCGAGCTGGAGCGGGTCAGCAACGTGATCCGCCGAGACGGCCGGCTGACGCAGCGGATGGACGACCTGGGCGGCCGGGACGGCTGGCGCAGCATCACCCGCTCGGTGAACTCGCTGATCGACGACCTGGCCCGCCCGACCCACGAGGTCGGCCGGGTCATCGCGGCCGTCGCCGAGGGCGACCTCTCCCAGCACATGCCGCTGGAGATCGCCGGCCAGCCGGTGCGCGGCGAGTTCCTGCGCATCGGCACGACCGTGAACACGATGGTCGACCAGCTGTCGTCGTTCGCCGACGAGGTGACCCGGGTGGCCCGCGAGGTCGGCACCGACGGCGCGCTGGGCGGCCAGGCGAACGTCAAGGGCGTCTCCGGCGTCTGGCGTGACCTGACCGAGTCGGTGAACTCGATGGCGGGCAACCTGACCACCCAGGTCCGCAACATCGCCCTGGTCACCACCGCGGTGGCCCAGGGCGACCTGTCGCAGAAGATCACCGTCGACGCCCAGGGCGAGATCGCCGAGCTGAAGTCGACCGTCAACACGATGGTCGACCAGCTCTCCGCGTTCGCCGACGAGGTCACCCGGGTGGCCAAGGAGGTCGGCACCGAGGGACGGCTCGGCGGTCAGGCCCAGGTCAAGGGCGTCTCGGGCGTCTGGCGGGACCTGACCGACTCGGTCAACGTCATGGCCGGCAACCTGACCACCCAGGTGCGTGGCATCGCCGAGATGGCGGCCGCCGTGCAGCGCGGCGACCTGACCCGCCAGATCACCGTCGACGCCCGCGGCGAGGTCGCGGCGCTGGCGCACACGCTGAACACGATGGTCGACCAGCTCTCGTCGTTCGCCGACGAGGTCACCCGCGTGGCCTGGGAGGTCGGTACCGAGGGCAACCTGGGTGGCCAGGCGCACGTGCGCGGGGTCTCCGGGGTGTGGCGGGATCTGACCGAGTCGGTGAACTCGATGGCGGGCAACCTGACCGCCCAGGTCCGGAACATCGCGCTGGTCGCGAAGGCGGTGGCCGGCGGCGACCTCTCGCAGAAGATCACCGTCACGGCGCAGGGCGAGATCGCCGAGCTCAAGGAAACCCTGAACACGATGGTCGACCAGCTCTCGTCCTTCGCCGACGAGGTGACGAGGGTCGCCCGCGAGGTGGGTACCGAGGGCAACCTCGGCGAGCAGGCGCACGTGCGCGGGGTCTCGGGGGTCTGGCGGGACCTGACCGAGTCGGTGAACTCGATGGCCGGCAACCTGACCGCCCAGGTCCGCAACATCGCGCTCGTGACGACCGCGGTCGCCAACGGCGACCTGTCCCAGAAGATCACCGTCAACGCCGAGGGTGAGATCGCCCGGCTCAAGGACACCGTCAACACGATGGTCGACCAGCTCTCGTCGTTCGCCGACGAGGTCACCCGGGTGGCCCGCGAGGTGGGCACCGAGGGCAAGCTGGGCGGCCAGGCGACGGTCACCGGGGTCGCCGGCACCTGGCGCGACCTGACCGACAACGTCAACCAGCTCGCGTCCACGCTGACCACCCAGCTGCGGGCGATCGGCGACGTGTCCACGGCCGTGACCCGCGGTGACCTGACCCGGTCGATCTCGGTCGAGGCCGAGGGCGAGGTCGCCGAGCTCAAGGACAACATCAACCAGATGATCACCCGGCTGCGCGAGACGACCGATCTCAACGCGCAGCAGGACTGGCTGAAGTCGAACCTGGCCCGGATCGGCAGCAAGATGCAGGGCCAGCGCGACCTGTACGCGGTCTGCCAGATGATCATTTCCGAGATGACCCCGGCGGTGAACGCCCAGCAGGGCACGGTCTACCTGCTCGACTTCATCGAGGGCGACAAGCTGCGCTACGTCGCCGGCTACGGCTCGGTGCCCCGGCGGCGCTCGGACGGCACGTTCCTGTTCGGCGAGGGCCTGATCGGCCAGGCGGCGGTCGAGAAGACCCGGATCCGGGTCGAGAAGGTGCCGCCGGGCTACCTGACGATCCGCAGCGGCCTGGGCAGCGCGCCGCCGAGCGACCTGGTCGTCGTGCCGGTGCTGTTCGAGAACCAGGTGCTCGGCGTGATCGAGCTGGCCAGCTTCACGCCGTTCTCCGACCTGCACCTGACGCTGGTCGACCAGCTCGTCGACACCATCGGCGTCGTGCTCAACACGATCATGGCGAACGCCCGGACGGAGGAGCTGCTGGCCCAGTCGCAGCGCCTCACCCAGGAGCTGCGCAGCCAGTCGGTCGAGCTGCAGCGCACCAACGCGGAGCTGGAGGAGAAGGCCCAGCTCCTGGAGGAGAAGAACACCGAGATCGAGCAGGCCCGCACCGGCCTGGAGGAGAAGGCCGAGCAGCTGGCCCTGTCCTCGCAGTACAAGACCGAGTTCCTGGCCAACATGAGCCACGAGCTGCGGACCCCGCTGAACAGCCTGCTGATCCTGGCGAAGCTGCTGGCCGACAACCAGGACGACAACCTGACCTACCAGCAGATCGAGTTCGCCAGGACGATCCACTCGTCCGGCTCCGAGCTGCTCATGCTGATCAACGACATCCTCGACCTGTCGAAGGTCGAGGCCGGCAAGATGGACGTCGAGGCGACGGCCGTGGGCACCGCGGCCATGTGCGACGCCCTCGCCCAGGCGGTCCGGCCGGTGGCCGAGGTGAAGGGCCTCACGTTCGAGGTCCAGGTCGCGGACGACGTGCCGGCCGAGTTCGTCACCGACGAGCAGCGCATCCAGCAGGTGCTGCGCAACCTGCTGTCGAACGCGGTGAAGTTCACCGACTCCGGCACCGTGCGCCTCGACGTCACGGTCGCCTCGTCCGACGGCCCGTTCATCGTGCCGAGCCTGCGCTCGGCGCCGACGGTGCTGTCGTTCGCCGTCTCCGACACCGGCATCGGGATCGCGACGGACAAGCTGCGCATGATCTTCGAGGCCTTCCAGCAGGCGGACGGGACGACGTCACGGCGCTACGGCGGCACCGGCCTCGGCCTGTCGATCAGCAAGGAGATCGCCCGGCTGCTGGGCGGCTCGATCGCGGTCTCCAGCGTGCTGGGCCAGGGCAGCACGTTCACCCTGTACGTCCCGTCCGTGATGCCCGCCGACCAGCCGTTCTACGGACCGATCCCCGGCGAGCCGGACGACGTGCTGATCATCATCGGCGGTGACGGGGCGCTGTCCACCGCGGGTGTGCCCTACGGGTCACCCCTCCAGGCTCTCGGCAGCGGCACCGGTGGCGATCCGTGGATCGCGGACCCGGCGCAGGCCGCGCCGTTCACGGGGTCCGCGCCGGTGGCGGCGCCCGCTGGGACGCCGGAGCTGGGCGCGCCATGGCACCCGACCGGCGACCTGGTCGGCGCGGGCGCCAGCCGGCCCAAGCTCGAGTCCTCGATACCGGAGCCGGTCGGCACGCCGTTCCTGACCGAGACCTCGCGGCCGCGCCGGGAGCTCGGCCCCGACGAGGTCGACCCGCTGCAGGGCGCGACGGTGCTGGTCGTCGACGACGACGTCCGCAACGTGTTCGCGCTCACCAGCGCGCTGGAGATGTTCGGCATGCGGGTGCAGTACGCGGACAACGGGCACGACGCCATCAGACTGGTGCAGCAGGCGTCGGTCGCGATCAGACTGGTGCTGATGGACGTGATGCTGCCCGGCATGGATGGCAACGAGACGACGTCGACCATCCGCGCGATGCCGGCGTTCGCCGACCTGCCGATTCTGGTGCTGACCGCGAAGGCGATGCCGGGCGATCGGGAGAAGAGCATCTCGGCCGGCGCGAGCGACTACATCACGAAGCCGGTGGACCTCGACCATCTTCTCTCGGTCATGCGTTCCCACATGTCGGACCGTCCCTAGACGGGCGAATCCGTACAAATCGCCTAGGTTTGCTGTCGTTGGCCGACGTGGGCGCTGCCGGCTGGTGAGGTTTGTGAGGGGGCGGTGGTGACCGGTTGGCGGCGATCGGCGATGGTTGGTGTGTCGGCGGCCGGTGGCGGACGATCCTGGCGACCTCATGACACGCGGCTGATACGACGGTGAACACAAACTGGCGAACATGACCTGGCGAACATGACCTGAAGGAGGAGGACGGCGGGTGACCGAGCGGACCGGCGGTCCTGTCGACCCAGGAGGCGGGCCGAGCACGGAACGGCCGCGGAGCAAGATCCTGTTGGTTGACGAC is a genomic window of Pseudofrankia inefficax containing:
- a CDS encoding HAMP domain-containing protein, yielding MLLSDLLAGLSGLCDGDFTVRLGHRDGLGGEVARRFDELAATQERHSRELERVSNVIRRDGRLTQRMDDLGGRDGWRSITRSVNSLIDDLARPTHEVGRVIAAVAEGDLSQHMPLEIAGQPVRGEFLRIGTTVNTMVDQLSSFADEVTRVAREVGTDGALGGQANVKGVSGVWRDLTESVNSMAGNLTTQVRNIALVTTAVAQGDLSQKITVDAQGEIAELKSTVNTMVDQLSAFADEVTRVAKEVGTEGRLGGQAQVKGVSGVWRDLTDSVNVMAGNLTTQVRGIAEMAAAVQRGDLTRQITVDARGEVAALAHTLNTMVDQLSSFADEVTRVAWEVGTEGNLGGQAHVRGVSGVWRDLTESVNSMAGNLTAQVRNIALVAKAVAGGDLSQKITVTAQGEIAELKETLNTMVDQLSSFADEVTRVAREVGTEGNLGEQAHVRGVSGVWRDLTESVNSMAGNLTAQVRNIALVTTAVANGDLSQKITVNAEGEIARLKDTVNTMVDQLSSFADEVTRVAREVGTEGKLGGQATVTGVAGTWRDLTDNVNQLASTLTTQLRAIGDVSTAVTRGDLTRSISVEAEGEVAELKDNINQMITRLRETTDLNAQQDWLKSNLARIGSKMQGQRDLYAVCQMIISEMTPAVNAQQGTVYLLDFIEGDKLRYVAGYGSVPRRRSDGTFLFGEGLIGQAAVEKTRIRVEKVPPGYLTIRSGLGSAPPSDLVVVPVLFENQVLGVIELASFTPFSDLHLTLVDQLVDTIGVVLNTIMANARTEELLAQSQRLTQELRSQSVELQRTNAELEEKAQLLEEKNTEIEQARTGLEEKAEQLALSSQYKTEFLANMSHELRTPLNSLLILAKLLADNQDDNLTYQQIEFARTIHSSGSELLMLINDILDLSKVEAGKMDVEATAVGTAAMCDALAQAVRPVAEVKGLTFEVQVADDVPAEFVTDEQRIQQVLRNLLSNAVKFTDSGTVRLDVTVASSDGPFIVPSLRSAPTVLSFAVSDTGIGIATDKLRMIFEAFQQADGTTSRRYGGTGLGLSISKEIARLLGGSIAVSSVLGQGSTFTLYVPSVMPADQPFYGPIPGEPDDVLIIIGGDGALSTAGVPYGSPLQALGSGTGGDPWIADPAQAAPFTGSAPVAAPAGTPELGAPWHPTGDLVGAGASRPKLESSIPEPVGTPFLTETSRPRRELGPDEVDPLQGATVLVVDDDVRNVFALTSALEMFGMRVQYADNGHDAIRLVQQASVAIRLVLMDVMLPGMDGNETTSTIRAMPAFADLPILVLTAKAMPGDREKSISAGASDYITKPVDLDHLLSVMRSHMSDRP
- a CDS encoding SpoIIE family protein phosphatase, with the protein product MDGAGLDGRPPHHTITLPPAAESPRSARRFLLSALRGTVDEDTLDSALLLVTELVTNVVVHAGTPATVDVTAEPVGELTIQVRDLHPVRIGAARHRPGNGGSDSANDPFSESGLGGLREDGRGLALVDALASSWGTAHGAGGKSVWFRLTAAAQPAPDEPGEPLTGSGNVPQDGPSGPDTDVTLDTSTPTSTATVAASTPRQAGSGERTGAEAARAGAVPAANPIAGPTLPTAVPTDPPPPAAFPPGHGTNGSGPATTHTATTGAEGGGPGRRAPVLLDKAPAGPVPRVPRIVSRSTARALTAEGEVAELLAQLVDTQPVTGGLVHRPSQDDPRPEVVASLGGLGDAGAAVAIPLDPTQDTLGEVLLWPDPTQPGYLGQPGAVDLERVELVARWMALALGGGDMRQAEERRIGMLSFLAEASDLLAGSLELEHTLSMLAHLPVPRLGRWCAVYLRRDDGNPTLAAVAHAEEAAEPALSDTATDLTGPLMIAVRGAGTTPVRQVSTPDGPVLVAVLRARRRVLGMVAVGRDVGGSFTADDADLLADLARRAAFAVDNARLYSRQVELADGLQAGLRPPVLPEIPGLDLGAAYGAAQSAGLDVGGDFFDLMPGPNGWTVAIGDVCGKGAEAATVTGVARAVLRLLTGQATPVGQILGDLNRTLRDTATAYPHGQPRFCTLATASLAEPTQRGVHLVLHLAGHPQPVLLRADGTASYVGVPGTLLGVLDDDEVTFPSVDVELCSGDALVLYTDGVVEARAGRELLGEQRLLEAVVDCAGLSAQGIADRVRAAADRFAGGNLRDDVAIVVLRTPASG
- a CDS encoding ATP-binding protein, translated to MTPVPRAESKGELVSVDVVRRAGSTTPQATHILAELPYLPSAVPRARHVLRESLRSAGLDEDATAVAELLVSELVTNAVKYGQPPVWLLVELRPGLVHASVSDTSTSLPERRAVDDDSEGGRGLLVLDALAGSWGAVTADHGKYLWFDLVVTPAPATEPDPGKPGVSAA